A region of Plantactinospora sp. BC1 DNA encodes the following proteins:
- the erpA gene encoding iron-sulfur cluster insertion protein ErpA: MTTPAQTESSAETAPSTIVLTDVAAQKVKALIEQEGRDDLRLRVAVQPGGCSGLRYQLFFDERSLDGDVVSDFGGVEVVVDRMSAPYLTGATIDFADRIDAQGFTIDNPNAQNSCACGDSFH; encoded by the coding sequence GTGACAACGCCAGCGCAGACCGAGTCGAGCGCGGAAACCGCTCCGAGTACCATCGTCCTGACCGACGTCGCGGCGCAGAAGGTGAAGGCCCTGATCGAGCAGGAGGGCCGCGACGACCTGCGGCTGCGGGTCGCGGTGCAGCCGGGTGGCTGCTCCGGCCTGCGTTACCAGCTCTTCTTCGACGAGCGTTCGCTCGACGGTGACGTGGTCAGTGACTTCGGCGGGGTCGAGGTCGTCGTCGACCGGATGAGCGCGCCGTACCTGACCGGCGCCACCATCGACTTCGCCGACCGGATCGACGCCCAGGGCTTCACCATCGACAACCCGAACGCGCAGAACTCGTGCGCGTGCGGTGATTCGTTCCACTGA
- a CDS encoding glycerate kinase: protein MRILICPDKFAGTLSAAEVAEAVRDGWREVAPGDDLVLRPLSDGGPGFVQVLAAALPGRRVPVSTVDPLGRPAAGEILLTADGTTAYVESAQACGLHLLAPEERDPKRTTSYGLGALLATAAEAGARRAVVGLGGSAVNDAGAGLLAALNAVPVDAAGMALPYGGAALLAVAGLTGRPQLRGMGLVAATDVDNPLTGLTGASNVFGPQKGATREDVLLLDDALGRFAEVLERDLPGCPPGLAGLPGAGAAGGLGAALLALGGRCESGIELVTRLTGLDAAYDEADLVITGEGSFDHQSLRGKVVAGVAGAARDRGVPCVVLAGRVSAGRRESAAAGVTETHSLVDHFGGEPHGGVERAMSRPAEGLRALAARLAGQWSR, encoded by the coding sequence ATGCGGATCCTGATCTGTCCGGACAAGTTCGCCGGTACCCTCTCCGCGGCCGAGGTGGCCGAGGCGGTCCGGGACGGCTGGCGGGAGGTGGCCCCCGGCGACGACCTGGTGCTGCGGCCGCTCTCCGACGGCGGGCCGGGCTTCGTCCAGGTGCTCGCCGCCGCCCTGCCCGGACGCCGGGTGCCGGTGTCGACCGTCGACCCGCTGGGCCGGCCGGCCGCCGGCGAGATCCTGCTCACCGCCGACGGCACCACCGCGTACGTGGAGAGTGCCCAGGCGTGCGGCCTGCACCTGCTCGCCCCGGAGGAACGCGACCCGAAGCGGACCACCTCGTACGGCCTCGGCGCGCTGCTCGCCACCGCCGCCGAGGCGGGGGCCCGGCGTGCCGTGGTCGGGCTGGGCGGCTCGGCCGTGAACGACGCGGGCGCGGGGCTGCTGGCCGCGCTGAACGCCGTACCGGTGGACGCCGCCGGGATGGCCCTGCCGTACGGCGGAGCCGCGCTGCTCGCCGTCGCCGGGCTGACCGGACGGCCCCAGTTGCGTGGGATGGGGCTGGTCGCGGCGACCGACGTCGACAACCCGCTGACCGGGCTGACCGGCGCGTCGAACGTCTTCGGGCCGCAGAAGGGTGCGACCCGCGAGGACGTACTCCTGCTCGACGACGCGCTGGGGCGCTTCGCCGAGGTGCTGGAGCGCGACCTGCCCGGCTGCCCGCCCGGGCTGGCCGGGTTGCCGGGTGCCGGCGCGGCCGGCGGGCTCGGTGCGGCGCTGCTCGCGCTGGGCGGCCGGTGCGAGTCGGGTATCGAGCTGGTCACCCGGTTGACCGGGCTGGACGCCGCCTACGACGAGGCCGACCTGGTGATCACCGGGGAGGGTTCCTTCGACCACCAGTCGCTGCGCGGCAAGGTGGTGGCCGGGGTGGCCGGGGCGGCCCGGGACCGGGGGGTGCCCTGTGTGGTGCTGGCCGGCCGGGTCAGCGCCGGGCGGCGCGAGTCGGCGGCGGCCGGGGTGACCGAGACGCACAGCCTGGTGGACCACTTCGGCGGGGAGCCGCACGGCGGGGTCGAGCGGGCGATGAGCCGGCCGGCCGAGGGCCTGCGGGCGCTGGCGGCCCGGCTGGCCGGGCAGTGGAGCCGGTGA
- the nadA gene encoding quinolinate synthase NadA: MTSTWVEPSSTATALLLLGRGADPTSERGVDCPGELPPPSDPNLVARATAAKAALGERVFVLGHHYQRDEVIQFADVTGDSFKLAREAAARPDAEYIVFCGVHFMAESADILTTDAQRVVLPDLAAGCSMADMAALPQVEAAWEALEELGVAGSTVPVTYMNSSADIKGFVGRNGGVVCTSSNAERALRWAFERGQRVLFLPDQHLGRNTAVLKMGLDADDCVLYDPHKPGGGLTAKQLREAKMILWRGHCSVHGRFTRSSVDEVRMRVPGVNVLVHPECRYDVVTAADHVGSTEYIINTIEAAPAGSAWAVGTELNLVRRLANAHPDKQVMFLDRTVCYCSTMNRIDLPHLVWSLEELVAGRVPNQITVDRDTAHHARVALDQMLALP, from the coding sequence GTGACTTCGACGTGGGTAGAGCCGTCCAGCACCGCTACCGCCCTGCTGCTGCTCGGCCGGGGCGCCGACCCGACCAGCGAGCGCGGGGTCGACTGTCCCGGCGAGCTGCCGCCGCCGAGCGACCCGAACCTGGTCGCCCGGGCCACGGCCGCCAAGGCGGCGCTCGGTGAGCGGGTGTTCGTGCTCGGCCACCACTACCAGCGCGACGAGGTCATCCAGTTCGCCGACGTGACCGGTGACTCGTTCAAGCTCGCCCGCGAGGCGGCGGCCCGGCCGGACGCGGAGTACATCGTCTTCTGCGGCGTGCACTTCATGGCCGAGAGCGCCGACATCCTCACCACCGACGCCCAGCGGGTGGTCCTGCCCGACCTGGCCGCCGGCTGCTCGATGGCGGACATGGCGGCGCTGCCGCAGGTCGAGGCCGCCTGGGAGGCGCTGGAAGAACTCGGCGTGGCCGGTTCGACCGTGCCGGTGACCTACATGAACTCGTCCGCCGACATCAAGGGCTTCGTCGGGCGCAACGGCGGGGTGGTCTGCACCTCGTCGAACGCCGAGCGGGCGCTGCGCTGGGCGTTCGAGCGGGGGCAGCGGGTGCTCTTCCTCCCCGACCAGCACCTCGGCCGTAACACGGCGGTGCTGAAGATGGGGCTGGACGCGGACGACTGCGTGCTCTACGACCCGCACAAGCCGGGTGGCGGGCTGACCGCCAAGCAGCTCCGGGAAGCCAAGATGATCCTGTGGCGGGGGCACTGCTCGGTGCACGGCCGGTTCACCCGGAGCAGCGTCGACGAGGTCCGGATGCGGGTGCCCGGGGTGAACGTGCTGGTCCACCCCGAGTGCCGGTACGACGTGGTGACCGCCGCCGACCACGTCGGCTCGACCGAGTACATCATCAACACCATCGAGGCGGCGCCGGCCGGCTCGGCCTGGGCGGTCGGTACCGAACTGAACCTGGTCCGTCGGCTGGCCAACGCCCACCCGGACAAGCAGGTCATGTTCCTGGACCGGACCGTCTGCTACTGCTCCACGATGAACCGGATCGACCTGCCGCACCTGGTCTGGTCGCTGGAGGAACTGGTCGCCGGCCGGGTGCCGAACCAGATCACCGTGGACCGGGACACCGCGCACCACGCCCGGGTGGCGCTGGACCAGATGCTGGCCCTGCCGTAG
- the murA gene encoding UDP-N-acetylglucosamine 1-carboxyvinyltransferase — MTDDVLVVHGGTPLSGQIRVRGAKNLVSKAMVAALLGDEPSRLFDVPRIRDVEVVRGLLELHGVKVTDGVDDGELVFDPANVESASTDEINVHAGSSRIPILFCGPLLHRLGHAFIPDLGGCHIGPRPIDFHIQALRQFGAVVDKAPDGMHLTAPSGLHGTKFELPYPSVGATEQVLLTAVLAEGVTELRNAAVEPEIIDLICVLQKMGAIIKVHTDRVIEVQGVARLGGYTHRPIPDRIEAASWAAAALATGGRVEVLGAEQADMMTFLNVFRSVGGAYEVTDTRPPRQGSPGQEGGIRFWHPGGELRAVALETDVHPGFMTDWQQPLVVALTQARGLSIVHETVYEQRLGYTEALNKMGATIQVYRDCLGGTPCRFGRRNFKHSAVIAGPSKLHAADLVIPDLRAGFSHLIAALAAEGTSRVYGVDLINRGYEDFEAKLADLGAHVERP, encoded by the coding sequence TTGACCGACGACGTCCTGGTCGTACACGGAGGTACGCCCCTTTCCGGGCAGATCCGAGTGCGCGGCGCGAAGAATCTCGTCTCCAAGGCGATGGTCGCGGCCCTGCTCGGCGACGAGCCGAGCCGGCTCTTCGACGTGCCGCGGATCCGCGACGTCGAGGTGGTCCGGGGCCTGCTCGAACTGCACGGCGTGAAGGTCACCGACGGCGTCGACGACGGCGAACTGGTCTTCGACCCGGCCAACGTCGAGAGCGCCAGCACGGACGAGATCAACGTGCACGCCGGATCGAGCCGGATCCCCATCCTGTTCTGCGGTCCGCTGCTGCACCGGCTCGGCCACGCGTTCATCCCCGACCTGGGCGGCTGCCACATCGGCCCACGGCCGATCGACTTCCACATCCAGGCGCTGCGGCAGTTCGGCGCGGTGGTGGACAAGGCACCCGACGGGATGCACCTGACCGCACCGAGCGGCCTGCACGGCACCAAGTTCGAGCTGCCGTACCCGAGCGTGGGCGCCACCGAGCAGGTGCTGCTGACCGCGGTACTCGCCGAGGGCGTCACCGAGCTGCGCAACGCGGCCGTCGAGCCGGAGATCATCGACCTGATCTGCGTACTCCAGAAGATGGGCGCGATCATCAAGGTGCACACCGACCGGGTGATCGAGGTGCAGGGTGTCGCCCGGCTGGGCGGCTACACCCACCGGCCGATCCCGGACCGGATCGAGGCGGCGAGCTGGGCCGCCGCCGCGCTGGCCACCGGCGGCCGGGTCGAGGTGCTCGGCGCCGAGCAGGCCGACATGATGACCTTCCTCAACGTGTTCCGCTCGGTCGGCGGGGCGTACGAGGTCACCGACACCCGGCCGCCTCGGCAGGGCAGCCCGGGCCAGGAGGGCGGGATCCGGTTCTGGCACCCCGGCGGCGAGCTGCGGGCGGTGGCGCTGGAGACCGACGTGCACCCGGGGTTCATGACCGACTGGCAGCAGCCGCTGGTGGTGGCGCTGACCCAGGCCCGGGGCCTGTCGATCGTGCACGAGACGGTGTACGAGCAGCGGCTCGGCTACACCGAGGCGCTGAACAAGATGGGCGCCACGATCCAGGTCTACCGGGACTGCCTCGGCGGTACGCCCTGCCGGTTCGGCCGCCGCAACTTCAAGCACTCGGCGGTGATCGCCGGGCCGTCGAAGCTGCACGCCGCCGACCTGGTCATCCCCGACCTGCGGGCCGGGTTCAGCCACCTGATCGCCGCGCTGGCGGCCGAGGGCACCTCCCGGGTCTACGGCGTGGATCTGATCAACCGGGGTTACGAGGACTTCGAGGCCAAGCTCGCGGACCTCGGCGCGCACGTCGAGCGCCCCTGA
- a CDS encoding DUF3043 domain-containing protein, producing MPSLFRRKPTDLVEEATAEVTPEEESASARPRGYTPSKKELGRETPKRPSAGRRVVGDAKPLTKQEARERRRQLRAESAAEFRREGGPRDRAPERGLARDVVDSRRTVGTWFFGGALVVLIGSANTMPPAVRFASNLLWGLLAIALVIDSVLISRKIKKLVRQRFPKTDQRMGSLYLYAIMRSITFRRMRAPVPRVNLGDKI from the coding sequence GTGCCGTCGCTGTTTCGCCGCAAGCCCACCGACCTCGTCGAGGAGGCCACCGCTGAGGTGACCCCCGAGGAGGAGTCCGCGTCCGCCCGCCCCCGGGGCTACACCCCGAGCAAGAAGGAGTTGGGCCGGGAGACTCCGAAGCGCCCGAGCGCCGGTCGGCGGGTCGTCGGCGACGCCAAGCCGCTCACCAAGCAGGAGGCCCGGGAGCGGCGCCGGCAGTTGCGGGCGGAGTCGGCGGCCGAGTTCCGCCGGGAGGGTGGTCCCCGGGACCGGGCTCCCGAGCGCGGGCTCGCCCGGGACGTGGTGGACTCCCGGCGTACCGTCGGGACCTGGTTCTTCGGCGGCGCCCTGGTGGTGCTGATCGGTTCGGCGAACACCATGCCGCCGGCGGTGCGGTTCGCCTCCAACCTGCTCTGGGGCCTGCTGGCGATCGCCCTGGTGATCGACTCGGTGCTGATCTCGCGGAAGATCAAGAAGCTGGTCCGGCAGCGGTTCCCCAAGACCGACCAGCGGATGGGCTCGCTCTACCTCTACGCGATCATGCGCTCGATCACGTTCCGCCGGATGCGCGCTCCGGTCCCCCGGGTCAACCTCGGCGACAAGATCTGA
- a CDS encoding AzlD domain-containing protein has translation MLIVVILALAVGTYAFRLSGVVLRDRLALPDGVNRLLPMAAAALLAALAVTAALTEAGAFAGFARPTGVLVGAVLAWRRAPFVAVVVAAAGTAALLRLLGVP, from the coding sequence ATGCTGATCGTCGTGATCCTGGCGCTGGCCGTCGGCACGTACGCCTTCCGGCTCTCCGGAGTGGTGCTGCGGGACCGGCTGGCCCTGCCCGACGGGGTGAACCGGCTGCTGCCGATGGCGGCGGCCGCCCTGCTCGCGGCGCTCGCGGTGACGGCGGCGCTGACCGAGGCGGGCGCGTTCGCCGGCTTCGCCCGCCCGACCGGGGTACTCGTCGGCGCCGTGCTGGCCTGGCGCCGTGCCCCGTTCGTCGCGGTGGTGGTCGCGGCGGCCGGCACGGCCGCCCTGCTCCGCCTGCTCGGCGTTCCGTGA
- a CDS encoding AzlC family ABC transporter permease, with protein MRTVDRTPASGSVPTRALLRDIGAIAVAMVAVGASFGAVALAAGLPVPAIVAMSTLLYAGGAQFVAVGLVAAGSPVAAVFAGLLLNARHLPFGLALGDVLGRRWRHRLLGSHLMTDEVTAFTLAQPDRAGRRRAFWLAGILLFLAWNVGTLLGVLLASRVGDPLRLGLDAAFPAGLLALLLPALRDPQTRRVALVGAAIALLVTPVLPAGLPVLLALAGLAVLLLPRRPRARPC; from the coding sequence ATGCGTACGGTAGACCGAACACCGGCATCCGGATCGGTGCCGACCCGCGCCCTGCTGCGCGACATCGGCGCGATCGCGGTCGCGATGGTGGCGGTGGGCGCCTCCTTCGGCGCCGTCGCGCTCGCCGCCGGTCTACCGGTCCCGGCGATCGTCGCGATGTCCACCCTGCTGTACGCCGGTGGCGCCCAGTTCGTCGCGGTCGGGCTGGTCGCGGCCGGCAGCCCCGTCGCGGCGGTCTTCGCCGGCCTGCTGCTCAACGCCCGGCACCTGCCGTTCGGGCTGGCCCTCGGGGACGTACTCGGGCGGCGCTGGCGGCACCGGCTGCTCGGCAGCCACCTGATGACCGACGAGGTCACCGCGTTCACGCTGGCCCAACCCGACCGGGCGGGCCGGCGCCGCGCCTTCTGGCTGGCCGGGATCCTGCTCTTCCTGGCCTGGAACGTCGGCACCCTGCTCGGGGTGCTGCTGGCCAGCCGGGTCGGCGACCCGCTCCGGCTCGGGCTGGACGCCGCGTTCCCGGCCGGGCTGCTCGCCCTGCTGCTGCCGGCGCTGCGTGACCCGCAGACCCGGCGGGTGGCCCTGGTCGGCGCGGCGATCGCGCTGCTGGTCACCCCCGTACTGCCGGCCGGCCTGCCGGTGCTGCTGGCGCTGGCCGGATTAGCCGTACTGCTGCTGCCCCGGCGACCTCGGGCGCGGCCGTGCTGA
- a CDS encoding helix-turn-helix domain-containing protein, with product MDRTQSRSGDSPVPAIAAALRRERERSGISLAELARRAGIAKSTLSQLEAGNGNPSVETLWALGVALGVPFSRLVEQPQPAVRVIRAGQAPGFRSQQAEFTGTLLAAGAPQVRRDVYLIELEPGQPRDADPHIPGSVEHLVLAAGRLRTGPASDPVELGPGDYVSFPGDVPHRYEALAPGTFAVLVMEHP from the coding sequence ATGGATCGAACGCAGTCCCGCTCCGGCGACTCTCCGGTGCCCGCCATCGCCGCCGCGCTGCGCCGGGAACGGGAACGCAGCGGCATCTCGCTCGCCGAACTAGCCCGCCGGGCCGGAATCGCCAAGTCGACCCTGTCACAACTCGAAGCCGGCAACGGAAACCCGAGCGTGGAAACCCTCTGGGCCCTCGGGGTCGCCCTCGGCGTACCGTTCAGCCGGCTGGTCGAGCAGCCCCAGCCGGCGGTACGGGTGATCCGGGCCGGCCAGGCCCCCGGGTTCCGCTCCCAGCAGGCCGAGTTCACCGGCACCCTGCTCGCGGCCGGTGCGCCACAGGTACGCCGGGACGTCTACCTGATCGAACTCGAACCCGGCCAGCCGCGCGACGCCGACCCGCACATCCCCGGCAGCGTGGAACACCTGGTGCTGGCCGCCGGCCGGCTGCGTACCGGACCGGCGAGCGACCCGGTCGAACTCGGCCCGGGCGACTACGTCAGCTTTCCCGGCGACGTCCCGCACCGCTACGAGGCGCTCGCCCCCGGCACCTTCGCCGTGCTGGTGATGGAGCACCCCTAG
- a CDS encoding ATP-binding cassette domain-containing protein, which translates to MIEVRDLRKEFVVRVRAGRFRRTKRVVGAVDGIDLTVRRGEMVGYIGPNGAGKSTTLKMLTGVLSPSSGQVRVCGLLPVAQRTRLALRIGVVFGQRSQLWWDLPLRDSFDLLRHVYRVPAAEHAARLRRCRAELDLDGFLDVPVRQLSLGQRMRGELTAALLHGPEVLFLDEPTIGLDVVSRQAVRAFLAELGAAGDTTLVLTTHDLADIERLCRRLVVIDHGRVVHDGSIEALHARYGSRRQVVADLDEPLAEPPVLPGAPLLRAEADGRRLVFACESATASEVVAGLARVAALRDIAIVEPDIEEVVARLYRTPAPVDAGGPGTL; encoded by the coding sequence GTGATCGAGGTCCGCGACCTGCGCAAGGAGTTCGTGGTACGCGTCCGGGCCGGCCGGTTCCGCCGGACGAAGCGGGTGGTCGGCGCGGTCGACGGGATCGACCTCACGGTCCGGCGCGGCGAGATGGTCGGCTACATCGGGCCGAACGGTGCCGGCAAGTCGACCACGCTGAAGATGCTGACCGGGGTGCTGAGCCCGTCGTCCGGGCAGGTACGCGTCTGCGGGCTGCTGCCGGTGGCCCAGCGCACCCGGCTGGCGCTGCGCATCGGGGTGGTCTTCGGGCAGCGTTCGCAGCTCTGGTGGGACCTGCCGCTGCGGGACTCCTTCGACCTGCTCCGGCACGTCTACCGGGTGCCGGCGGCCGAACACGCCGCCCGGCTGCGCCGCTGCCGCGCCGAACTCGACCTGGACGGGTTCCTCGACGTGCCGGTGCGGCAGCTCTCGCTGGGGCAGCGGATGCGGGGCGAGTTGACGGCCGCGCTGCTGCACGGTCCGGAGGTGCTCTTCCTGGACGAGCCGACGATCGGGCTCGACGTGGTGAGCCGGCAGGCGGTCCGGGCCTTCCTGGCCGAACTCGGCGCGGCCGGCGACACCACGCTGGTGCTGACCACGCACGACCTGGCCGACATCGAGCGGCTCTGCCGGCGGCTGGTGGTGATCGACCACGGTCGGGTGGTGCACGACGGGTCGATCGAGGCGCTGCACGCGCGGTACGGCTCGCGCCGGCAGGTGGTCGCCGACCTCGACGAGCCACTCGCCGAGCCGCCGGTGCTGCCCGGCGCGCCGCTGCTGCGTGCCGAGGCGGACGGGCGGCGGCTGGTCTTCGCCTGCGAGTCGGCGACCGCCTCCGAGGTGGTGGCCGGGCTGGCCCGGGTCGCCGCGCTGCGGGACATCGCCATCGTGGAGCCGGACATCGAGGAGGTCGTCGCCCGGCTCTACCGGACGCCGGCCCCGGTCGACGCCGGTGGGCCCGGCACGCTCTAG
- a CDS encoding ABC transporter permease, with product MAEWTYRLRRAPAYLALLRGQARSQASYRTSFVVDLVSNVGATALDVITVLVLFRVTRELGGFDRTEAMVMVGLSAAAFAAADLAVGNVEVLRRYVRSGLLDAVLVRPLGALPQLLLMDLPLRKAARAVFGAAVLVVALVAADLAWTPGRVLLAVLTPLAGAVFFASIFVATASLSFWWIDSGEVGSAFTYGGRDFTTYPMTVYSGWFRAAFAYGMGFGFVAYYPALALLGRADPLGLPTWVGWAAPGVAAPAAAIAAGVWRLGVRHYRSTGS from the coding sequence GTGGCTGAGTGGACGTACCGGCTGCGCCGGGCACCCGCCTATCTGGCGCTGCTGCGCGGGCAGGCGCGGTCGCAGGCGTCGTACCGCACCTCGTTCGTGGTGGACCTGGTCAGCAACGTCGGCGCCACCGCCCTCGACGTGATCACCGTGCTGGTGCTGTTCCGGGTCACCCGGGAGTTGGGCGGCTTCGACCGGACCGAGGCGATGGTGATGGTCGGCCTCTCCGCGGCCGCCTTCGCCGCCGCCGATCTCGCGGTCGGCAACGTGGAGGTGCTCCGCCGGTACGTCCGGTCCGGGCTGCTGGACGCGGTGCTGGTCCGCCCGCTCGGCGCGCTGCCCCAACTGCTGCTGATGGATCTGCCGCTGCGCAAGGCCGCCCGGGCCGTGTTCGGGGCGGCTGTGCTGGTGGTCGCGCTGGTCGCCGCCGATCTGGCGTGGACGCCGGGTCGGGTGCTGCTGGCCGTGCTGACCCCGCTGGCCGGGGCGGTCTTCTTCGCCTCGATCTTCGTGGCCACCGCGTCGCTGTCGTTCTGGTGGATCGACTCCGGCGAGGTCGGCTCGGCGTTCACCTACGGCGGGCGCGACTTCACCACGTACCCGATGACTGTCTATAGTGGCTGGTTCCGAGCGGCCTTCGCGTACGGGATGGGGTTCGGTTTCGTGGCCTACTACCCGGCACTGGCGCTGCTCGGCCGGGCCGACCCGCTGGGCCTGCCGACCTGGGTGGGCTGGGCCGCACCGGGCGTGGCGGCGCCGGCCGCCGCGATCGCCGCCGGGGTGTGGCGGCTCGGGGTACGCCACTACCGGAGCACCGGCTCGTGA
- a CDS encoding ABC-2 family transporter protein: protein MGSVTATVAPPISRNIIPWFRTFAAITGSGFRRYSTYRQATVAGAFTNTVFGFLRCYVLLAVASGAGGDAAGYSPAQLATFVWVGQGLLAVVLLWRWTELADRIRTGEVASDLLRPVHPVVSYLAADLGRAGYALLTRFLPPVLTGLLFFDLALPTRWQTVPLFACSVGLAVVICFGCRFLVNATAYWLHDARGAMILWTLSSGVLAGLYFPLRFMPDWIAVPLWLATPFPSLLQTPLDVLVERDGAAIQAGMVGVQLLWVGLLLLTCRTVQRRAERRLVVQGG from the coding sequence GTGGGCTCGGTCACCGCCACTGTGGCACCACCCATCAGCCGAAACATCATCCCATGGTTCCGGACATTTGCTGCCATAACCGGATCGGGGTTTCGTCGATACTCTACCTACCGGCAAGCTACCGTCGCCGGCGCCTTCACCAACACCGTCTTCGGCTTCCTCCGTTGCTACGTCCTGCTGGCCGTCGCGAGCGGTGCCGGTGGCGACGCCGCCGGCTACAGTCCGGCCCAGTTGGCCACCTTCGTCTGGGTGGGGCAGGGGCTGCTCGCCGTGGTGCTGCTCTGGCGCTGGACCGAACTGGCCGACCGGATCCGCACCGGCGAGGTCGCCAGCGACCTGCTCCGCCCGGTGCACCCGGTGGTCAGTTACCTCGCCGCCGACCTCGGCCGGGCCGGGTACGCCCTGCTGACCCGCTTCCTCCCGCCGGTCCTCACCGGGCTGCTCTTCTTCGACCTCGCGCTGCCGACCCGGTGGCAGACGGTGCCGCTCTTCGCGTGCTCCGTCGGGCTGGCCGTGGTGATCTGCTTCGGCTGCCGGTTCCTGGTCAACGCGACCGCGTACTGGCTGCACGACGCCCGGGGCGCGATGATCCTCTGGACCCTCAGCTCCGGCGTACTGGCCGGGCTCTACTTCCCGCTGCGGTTCATGCCGGACTGGATCGCGGTGCCGCTCTGGCTGGCCACCCCGTTCCCGAGCCTGTTGCAGACCCCGCTGGACGTACTCGTGGAGCGGGACGGCGCGGCGATCCAGGCCGGCATGGTGGGCGTACAACTCCTCTGGGTGGGGCTGCTCCTGCTGACCTGCCGTACGGTGCAGCGCCGGGCCGAGCGCAGGCTGGTGGTGCAGGGTGGCTGA